In Candidatus Methylomirabilota bacterium, the sequence GCGCATGCTGCACACCATGATGCGGTTCGCGTTGAATGGGTCGGCATCCGCGGTATACTCGCCATGCATCCACCCTGGCGAGGACGCGCTGACGAGGACGTTGGGCCCGACCGTGATCTTCGCCTGGGCGAAGAGACGGCCGCCAATCACAAAGCAAAGCCCGGCGGCGAAAAAGGCGGCACGGGTGACCGCCCGACGTCTCGAGATAAGCACTATGGAACTCCGTTCAGGCGACTGCCCGTTGACCCGCGGGGGACCCCAGCCGGACACAGCTCGAACCAGTCGAACTGCGCCTCGATCACCGGAACGTCCGGCCCCCCGGTGCCGGCCATCGCCAGCAACCCGATCCTCGGTGTCGCGATCCCCTCCAGACTCGGCGCCCGGAACCGTTTGGTCTCCGGGACCGCGGTGAACTGCTCGCCGTCCGTACTGTACTCCCCACGCAGCGTCTTGCCGTCAGTGCTCGTAAGCCGCAACCACACGACATCGGGATAGGCCCCGCCCAGCCTGGGGCTCAGGCTGCCGTGGCTTTCCCCGCTCGTCTCATTCCTGAACTCGAAATGGCGGTTCTCGGCGTCCTCCGTGCCACGTGCCTGGAAGACCAGCTTGATGTAGTTGTCATCGTCGCCGTAGACGACCAGCCCTGCTTGCTGGTACGCGGATCGCGGCGCCAGCGCCAGCTTGGCGGTCGCCGTGAACCGCCCCTGCGGCAGCGGCTGCAGAACGATGTTCCGGGTGAGCTGCTCCGGGGGATCGTCGGGCCAGATGAGATCGGTGTTCTCGGTCGGCAGGACCAGGTGCCCGTCGTGGACCCGTAGAGCCGCGGTCTCGCGGACCACTGTGCTCCAGCGTGGCCGGTCGAGCTGGGCGCCAGCGAAGTCGTCCCGGTGACCGCCCGGGCAACTCGCCCGCGGGCTCATTTGCGCGCGACCCATCCCTGCCGCCAGCAGGGACAACCCGGGCACGATCCACAGGGTGGAACGCTTCATTCCCATCTCCTTTCCACGACGAGCGTTCCCTCTACCTGGGGCTGCGCCGGGAGACACTCGTGGTCCGTCACGTCCTCGACGCGCAGGGGCCTGATATACGCCTGACCGGAATCGCGAGAACCGGAGGGCAGTCGCCAGGCGGAAGGCTTCCGCCGCCTGCTCCGGCCAGAGAATGCCGTTCCGGGTTGCTCTCCTTTACCCGGTGCACCAGAACCCGAAGGTGTCCCGCTCGGACCGGTCGATCGGCAGGTTGGTGGACGGGCCGTAGGATCCCCCGCGCCAGTAGGCTGCGGTCGGGAAGACGCTTTCGCTCGGCCGCCCGTACACCCGGACCAGCCGGCGCAGATCCCCCAGGCGCGTGCCGGTCGCGAACAGCCAGAAAGCGCGTTCGCGGAACAGGAGATCCAGGCGCGCCGCGGGCGTGCCCGGATCGGCCAGGGGCCCAAGCCCCTGATCCGCGCGGAGCGTGTTCAAGATCGTGAGCCAGTTGGGATCGCCCGCCTGAAGCGCCGCCTCGGCCTCGATCAGCCGGGCTTCCAGCCCGGTCGCGATCGGGATCGGGGAGGTGTAGCTCGGATACTTGGTCAGCCCATAAAACGGCGTGACACCATCCCGAGCCGTGTCCTTCGGGACCGTCGGCACCCGCGGGTCGTTCGCCGAGACGAAGTCCAGCCCGTTCCCCCCCTCCCGATCGGCCACGCTCCGGCCGGTCCCGGAGCCCCAGAGTTCCCCGAAGGGCCCGGTCGCGGCCAGGTTATTCTCCTGGAAGTCACCGTACGACGCTTGGTAGACGTAGGCGCTCGGCACGGCGGTCGCCGCGCTCGCGGCGTCCGCGAACCGCCCGAGCTGGAGCAGGGTGCGCGCCCGGCCCACCCGCGCGAAGTTGAGCACCCGCGCACTGTCCGCCGCCCAGGTCAGCGCCGAGTCGAACCGCGCCAGCGCATACGCGAACGCCTCTTCCGTCGTCACCGCCGGGCCGAGGATGACGTCGAAGTCCACGACCTCGTGCAGGGGGAACCCGGGGCAGTGGTTCTCGGCCAGGCGCATGGCCGCCCACGCGCGGACCGCGAGCATCTCGCCCACGTGCGCCTCGCGGGCGCCGGGCAGGGCGTAGCGCCGCAGCTTCTCGATCGCAATGGTCGCGTGGCGGCTGCGCACGGCCTGCCACTGTGCGTAGGCAGTCACCGCGCCGAACTCGAGCCTATCCTGATCTTGCAGGCTCGCGCGCATATCGAACAGCTGTTGGTCGTCGAAGGGGAAGGAAAAGCCGTCGACCCACGGGGGCTGCTCGTACCGAA encodes:
- a CDS encoding DUF1349 domain-containing protein, which encodes MKRSTLWIVPGLSLLAAGMGRAQMSPRASCPGGHRDDFAGAQLDRPRWSTVVRETAALRVHDGHLVLPTENTDLIWPDDPPEQLTRNIVLQPLPQGRFTATAKLALAPRSAYQQAGLVVYGDDDNYIKLVFQARGTEDAENRHFEFRNETSGESHGSLSPRLGGAYPDVVWLRLTSTDGKTLRGEYSTDGEQFTAVPETKRFRAPSLEGIATPRIGLLAMAGTGGPDVPVIEAQFDWFELCPAGVPRGSTGSRLNGVP